The following are encoded in a window of Arcobacter sp. F2176 genomic DNA:
- the glpK gene encoding glycerol kinase GlpK translates to MKYILSIDQGTTSSRAILFNKQMKIEKISQEEFPQHFPHSGWVEHNPEDLFNTVLNSCKNVLKDANASIEDIVSIGITNQRETTVVWDKNTGKAVYNAIVWQDRRTSKECDVFKEAGHEKMIREKTGLLFDPYFSAMKLKWILENVKGAKEKALNGDLLFGTVDTFLIWKLSNKKSHVTDATNAARTMLYNIKTNEWDKEICTLLDIPMGILPEVKDCADDFANISKEYFGKEVPINGVAGDQQAALIGQACFEPGMVKSTYGTGCFAILNIGSNMILSKNRLLTTIAYRFNGQTTYALEGSIFIAGAVVQWLRDGLKIIKRSKEAQELALNADPTEQLYFVPAFTGLAAPYWDTQCRGAIYGLTRNTGPEDFAKAALESVAYQTKDLLEAMYSDWNNFGECIDCAKNSVLRIDGGMSASDYTVQFLSDMLGTSVDRPEILETTALGVAWLAGMKAGFYPLKEEFSKGWKLEKEFKPTISEEKRYDLYAGWKDAVQRTLSKKSNQI, encoded by the coding sequence ATGAAATACATACTATCAATAGATCAAGGTACAACTTCTAGCCGAGCAATTCTATTTAATAAACAAATGAAAATAGAAAAAATTTCGCAAGAAGAGTTTCCTCAACATTTCCCTCATTCTGGTTGGGTTGAGCATAATCCTGAGGATTTATTTAATACAGTTTTAAATAGCTGTAAAAATGTATTAAAAGATGCGAATGCTAGTATAGAAGATATTGTATCTATTGGAATAACTAATCAAAGAGAGACAACTGTTGTATGGGATAAAAATACAGGAAAAGCAGTTTATAATGCAATTGTATGGCAAGATAGAAGAACATCAAAAGAGTGCGATGTCTTTAAAGAAGCAGGACACGAAAAGATGATTAGAGAAAAAACTGGTTTATTATTTGACCCTTATTTTTCTGCTATGAAATTAAAATGGATTTTAGAAAATGTTAAAGGTGCTAAAGAAAAAGCTCTTAATGGAGATTTATTATTCGGAACAGTTGATACTTTTTTAATCTGGAAATTAAGTAATAAAAAAAGCCATGTTACAGATGCTACAAATGCTGCTAGAACAATGTTATACAACATAAAAACAAATGAATGGGACAAAGAGATTTGTACCCTTTTAGATATTCCAATGGGTATATTACCCGAAGTTAAAGATTGTGCAGATGATTTTGCAAATATTAGTAAAGAGTATTTTGGAAAAGAAGTACCTATCAATGGAGTTGCAGGAGATCAACAAGCTGCTCTTATAGGGCAAGCTTGTTTTGAACCAGGAATGGTAAAATCAACTTATGGAACTGGGTGTTTTGCTATTTTAAATATTGGCTCAAATATGATTTTATCAAAAAATAGGCTGCTTACAACTATTGCATATAGATTTAATGGTCAAACAACTTATGCCTTAGAAGGTTCAATTTTTATAGCTGGTGCCGTTGTCCAATGGCTAAGGGATGGGTTAAAAATCATAAAACGCTCAAAAGAGGCTCAAGAACTAGCACTCAATGCTGATCCAACAGAGCAACTCTATTTTGTACCTGCATTCACAGGACTTGCTGCTCCTTATTGGGATACTCAGTGTAGAGGCGCTATTTATGGACTTACAAGAAATACAGGACCTGAAGATTTTGCAAAAGCTGCTTTAGAAAGTGTAGCCTATCAAACTAAAGATTTATTAGAAGCTATGTATAGTGATTGGAATAATTTTGGAGAGTGTATTGATTGTGCTAAAAACTCTGTTTTAAGAATTGATGGTGGAATGTCAGCTTCAGATTATACTGTTCAATTTTTATCTGATATGTTAGGAACTTCAGTTGATAGACCTGAAATACTTGAAACAACTGCACTTGGCGTTGCTTGGCTTGCTGGAATGAAAGCAGGATTTTATCCTTTAAAAGAAGAGTTCTCAAAAGGCTGGAAGCTAGAAAAAGAATTCAAACCTACTATTAGTGAAGAAAAAAGATACGACCTTTATGCAGGCTGGAAAGACGCTGTACAGAGAACACTTTCAAAAAAATCAAATCAAATCTAA
- a CDS encoding ABC transporter substrate-binding protein, whose protein sequence is MKIKNKITTSLVVGILGLSSCAFSADMNKWIDEFQPSSLTKAQQKDELTWFKDAAKPYKGMTIKVVSESLTTHSYESKTLAKAFYDITGIKVIHDLIGEGDVIEKLQTQMQTGQNIYDAYVNDSDLIGTHWRYKQVRNLTDWMKGDGKAVTNPNLDLNDFMGLSFTTAPDGKLYQLPDQQFANLYWFRYDWFTDPKNMADFKAKYGYELGVPVNWSAYEDIAEFFTGRVIDGKKVYGHMDYGKKDPSLGWRFTDAWMSMAGEGDPGLPNGLPVDEWGIRVNEKSQPVASCMDRGGATNSPAAVYSIEKYNKWLKEYAPPSAAGMVFSEAGPVPAQGEVAQQAFWYTAFTADMVKKGLPVVNADGTPKWRMAPSPHGAYWKEGMKVGYQDVGSWTLMKSTPLKRAQAAWLYAQFVTSKTVDVKKSHFGLTFIRKSSINDKSFTQRSPKLGGLVEFYRSPARTQWTPTGTNVPDYPKLAQLWWQNIGDASSGAKTAQEALDSLCLAQEKILSRIERAGIQGDIGPKLNEKKTAEYWLKQPGAPKPKLANEKPAPVTISYDELIKSWK, encoded by the coding sequence ATGAAAATAAAAAATAAGATTACTACTTCACTTGTAGTAGGAATATTAGGACTAAGTAGTTGTGCTTTTAGTGCAGATATGAATAAATGGATTGATGAATTTCAACCCTCATCATTAACTAAAGCTCAACAAAAAGATGAGCTTACTTGGTTTAAAGATGCTGCAAAACCTTACAAAGGTATGACTATAAAAGTTGTATCTGAAAGTCTTACAACTCACTCATATGAGAGTAAAACTTTGGCAAAAGCATTTTACGATATTACAGGAATAAAAGTTATTCATGACCTCATTGGGGAAGGTGATGTTATTGAAAAACTACAAACACAAATGCAAACAGGGCAAAATATTTATGATGCTTATGTAAATGATTCTGATTTAATAGGTACACATTGGAGATATAAACAAGTTAGAAATTTAACTGATTGGATGAAAGGTGACGGTAAAGCTGTTACAAATCCAAACTTAGATTTAAATGATTTTATGGGATTATCTTTTACAACTGCTCCTGATGGAAAACTATATCAGTTACCAGATCAACAGTTCGCTAACCTTTATTGGTTTAGATATGATTGGTTCACGGACCCAAAAAATATGGCTGATTTTAAAGCAAAATATGGTTATGAATTAGGTGTTCCAGTTAACTGGTCTGCATATGAAGATATTGCAGAATTCTTTACAGGAAGAGTAATCGATGGTAAAAAAGTTTATGGACATATGGATTATGGTAAAAAAGATCCTTCATTAGGTTGGAGATTTACTGATGCTTGGATGTCAATGGCTGGAGAGGGTGATCCTGGTTTACCAAATGGACTTCCAGTAGATGAATGGGGAATTAGAGTAAATGAAAAATCTCAACCAGTTGCTTCTTGTATGGATAGAGGGGGAGCTACAAACTCACCAGCTGCTGTTTATTCTATTGAAAAATACAACAAATGGTTGAAAGAATATGCTCCACCAAGTGCTGCTGGTATGGTATTCTCTGAAGCTGGACCTGTTCCTGCACAAGGTGAAGTTGCACAACAAGCTTTCTGGTATACAGCTTTTACAGCAGATATGGTAAAAAAAGGTCTTCCAGTTGTAAATGCTGATGGTACTCCAAAATGGAGAATGGCTCCATCACCACATGGTGCTTATTGGAAAGAAGGAATGAAAGTTGGTTATCAAGATGTTGGTTCTTGGACTTTAATGAAATCAACACCTCTAAAAAGAGCTCAAGCTGCTTGGTTATATGCACAATTTGTTACATCAAAAACAGTTGATGTTAAAAAATCACATTTTGGTTTAACATTTATAAGAAAATCTAGTATTAATGATAAATCATTTACACAAAGATCTCCAAAACTTGGTGGTTTAGTTGAATTTTACAGATCTCCTGCAAGAACACAATGGACTCCAACAGGAACTAATGTACCTGATTATCCAAAATTGGCACAATTATGGTGGCAAAATATTGGTGATGCATCATCAGGTGCAAAAACTGCACAAGAGGCTTTAGATTCACTTTGTTTAGCTCAAGAGAAAATTCTATCAAGAATTGAAAGAGCTGGTATCCAAGGTGATATTGGACCAAAACTTAATGAAAAGAAAACTGCTGAATATTGGCTAAAACAACCAGGTGCTCCAAAACCTAAATTAGCTAATGAAAAACCAGCACCAGTAACTATTTCTTATGATGAATTAATCAAATCTTGGAAATAA
- a CDS encoding DUF2160 domain-containing protein encodes MNLSWMAWTSGTAIFFICIFVALIIMTIWAIKWPQAPRVGILRIKTTPGDRLFLSLLGSAFICLGYLAMFGTPIYGGMVLCLFYAIAVFRWV; translated from the coding sequence ATGAATTTATCATGGATGGCTTGGACAAGTGGAACTGCAATATTTTTCATTTGTATCTTTGTTGCACTTATAATCATGACTATCTGGGCCATTAAGTGGCCGCAGGCACCAAGAGTAGGAATTTTACGAATAAAAACCACTCCTGGTGATCGACTTTTTCTAAGTCTTTTAGGCTCGGCATTTATTTGCCTTGGCTATTTAGCAATGTTTGGTACTCCAATTTACGGGGGAATGGTTCTTTGTCTTTTTTATGCTATAGCAGTTTTTCGCTGGGTATAA
- a CDS encoding carbohydrate ABC transporter permease, which yields MSTAIKKGFFSSKSPTIMLIYIIFLMLPVYWLVNMSFKTNEEILGTFSLFPNDLTFHNYIVIFTDPTWYWGYINSMIYVVMNTVISVLVALPAAYAFSRYRFLGDKHLFFWLLTNRMAPPAVFALPFFQLYSSVGLFDTHIAVALAHTLFNVPLSVWILEGFMRGVPKEIDETAYIDGFSFFGFFTKIFTPLIASGIGVCAFFCFMFSWVELLLSRTLTAVNAKSIAVTMTKTISASGVDWGVLAAAGVLTLVPGAIVIYFVRNHIAKGLSLGRV from the coding sequence ATGAGTACAGCAATTAAAAAAGGCTTTTTTAGCAGTAAATCTCCTACTATTATGCTTATATATATTATCTTTTTGATGTTACCTGTTTATTGGTTAGTAAATATGAGTTTTAAAACAAATGAAGAGATATTGGGAACTTTTTCACTTTTTCCTAATGATCTTACTTTTCATAATTATATTGTTATATTCACAGACCCTACTTGGTATTGGGGATATATCAACTCAATGATATATGTTGTAATGAATACGGTTATTTCTGTTTTAGTAGCACTTCCAGCAGCATATGCTTTTTCGAGATATAGATTTTTAGGAGATAAGCATTTGTTCTTTTGGTTATTAACTAACAGAATGGCACCACCTGCTGTATTTGCGCTGCCATTCTTTCAACTTTATTCAAGTGTTGGTTTATTTGATACACATATTGCGGTGGCTTTAGCTCATACATTATTCAATGTTCCATTATCTGTTTGGATTTTGGAGGGATTTATGCGTGGTGTACCAAAAGAAATAGATGAAACTGCATATATTGATGGATTTAGTTTTTTTGGATTTTTTACAAAAATCTTCACTCCATTAATTGCTTCTGGTATTGGTGTTTGTGCATTTTTCTGTTTTATGTTCTCTTGGGTTGAATTACTTTTAAGTAGAACATTAACAGCTGTTAATGCCAAATCAATAGCAGTAACTATGACAAAAACAATATCAGCTTCTGGAGTTGATTGGGGCGTTCTAGCAGCAGCAGGTGTTTTAACACTTGTTCCTGGTGCCATAGTTATATATTTTGTTCGTAATCACATTGCCAAGGGTTTATCTCTTGGACGAGTTTAA
- a CDS encoding carbohydrate ABC transporter permease, producing MKKTVNQKAWFLVLPVLILVGFSAVIPLMTVVNYSVQDTFGNNVFFPAGLQWFEEVLHSERIHAALGRQILFTGIILAIEIPLGIFIALHMPKKGFWSSACLILVALPLLVPWNVVGTIWQIFGRTDIGLLGHTLVSMGIDYNYTQNVLDAWVTIIVMDVWHWTSLVVLLCYAGLQSIPSAYYQAAKIDQASKWSVFRYIQLPKMMGVLLIASLLRFMDSFMIYTEPMVVTGGGPGNSTTFLSIDLVKTAIGQFDLGPAAAFSLIYFLVILLTCWAFFTIMTNIDKEEE from the coding sequence ATGAAAAAAACTGTAAATCAAAAGGCATGGTTTCTTGTACTTCCAGTACTAATCCTTGTTGGTTTTTCAGCTGTTATTCCTTTAATGACAGTTGTTAATTATTCAGTTCAAGATACCTTTGGAAATAATGTATTTTTCCCTGCTGGATTACAATGGTTTGAAGAAGTTCTTCACTCAGAGAGAATTCATGCGGCCTTAGGAAGACAGATACTTTTTACAGGAATTATTTTAGCAATAGAGATTCCTCTTGGTATTTTTATTGCTTTACATATGCCTAAAAAAGGGTTTTGGTCATCAGCTTGTTTAATATTAGTTGCTCTTCCACTACTTGTTCCTTGGAATGTTGTTGGTACTATTTGGCAAATATTTGGAAGAACTGATATTGGACTTTTGGGTCATACTTTAGTATCAATGGGGATTGATTATAACTACACCCAAAATGTACTTGATGCATGGGTTACAATAATTGTAATGGATGTATGGCATTGGACTTCGTTAGTTGTTTTACTTTGTTATGCAGGATTACAATCAATTCCATCAGCTTATTACCAAGCAGCAAAAATCGACCAAGCTTCAAAATGGAGTGTTTTTAGATATATCCAACTTCCTAAAATGATGGGAGTATTGCTAATTGCTAGTTTGCTTAGATTTATGGATAGTTTTATGATTTATACTGAACCTATGGTTGTAACAGGTGGTGGGCCTGGAAATTCTACTACATTTTTATCTATAGATTTAGTTAAAACAGCAATTGGTCAGTTTGATTTAGGACCAGCAGCAGCTTTTTCACTAATATATTTTCTAGTGATACTATTAACATGTTGGGCATTTTTTACAATCATGACAAACATAGATAAAGAAGAGGAGTAA
- a CDS encoding ABC transporter ATP-binding protein codes for MAKITLSNLAHSYMENPISDKDYVLQPLNHEWEDGAAYALLGPSGCGKSTLLNIISGIITPSEGKILFDDKDVTNEDTAHRNIAQVFQFPVVYDTMTVRQNLEFPLKNRKEKPEYIKQRVDAIAKAIKVEDILDNKASGLTADAKQKISLGRGMVREDVNAILFDEPLTVIDPHMKWELRTQLKALHKELKHTMIFVTHDQTEALTFADKVVVMNQGIVLQIGTPEELFEKPAHTFVGYFIGSPGMNLFDVKINGNIATLDDYTIELNSKYKDLEGVIQLGIRPEFINLCEDGEGIKIDITRIEDVAHHKIVRAKYKDNNINIIVSEDTKITSTMSSMTFDLEKINVYENDWIVQGEAL; via the coding sequence ATGGCAAAAATAACTCTTTCAAACTTAGCCCATAGTTATATGGAAAATCCAATTTCAGATAAAGATTATGTACTACAACCTTTAAATCATGAGTGGGAAGATGGAGCAGCTTATGCCCTACTTGGACCTTCTGGATGTGGAAAATCAACTTTACTAAATATTATATCTGGAATTATAACTCCATCAGAGGGAAAAATTCTATTTGATGATAAAGATGTTACAAATGAAGATACAGCACATAGAAATATTGCCCAAGTATTTCAATTCCCCGTTGTCTATGACACAATGACAGTCAGACAAAATCTAGAATTTCCTTTAAAAAATAGAAAAGAAAAGCCTGAATATATCAAACAAAGAGTTGATGCTATTGCAAAAGCAATAAAAGTTGAAGATATTTTGGATAACAAAGCAAGTGGTTTAACAGCTGATGCCAAACAAAAAATATCTTTAGGTAGAGGAATGGTAAGAGAAGATGTAAATGCAATTTTATTTGATGAACCTTTAACTGTGATTGACCCTCATATGAAATGGGAATTAAGAACTCAATTAAAAGCTTTACACAAAGAGCTAAAACATACAATGATATTTGTAACTCATGACCAAACAGAAGCTTTAACCTTTGCTGATAAGGTTGTAGTTATGAACCAAGGAATAGTTTTACAAATAGGAACTCCAGAAGAATTATTTGAAAAACCAGCACATACCTTTGTGGGATATTTTATTGGTTCACCAGGAATGAATCTTTTTGATGTGAAAATTAATGGAAACATAGCAACTTTAGATGATTATACAATTGAATTAAATTCTAAATATAAAGATTTAGAAGGTGTGATTCAATTAGGAATAAGACCTGAATTCATAAACCTTTGTGAAGATGGAGAGGGAATCAAAATAGATATTACCAGGATAGAAGATGTGGCTCACCATAAGATTGTACGAGCAAAATACAAAGATAATAATATAAATATAATAGTTTCAGAAGATACAAAAATCACTTCAACAATGAGTAGCATGACTTTTGATTTAGAAAAAATCAATGTATATGAAAATGATTGGATAGTCCAAGGAGAAGCACTATGA
- a CDS encoding ABC transporter ATP-binding protein has product MSLELENVSMKVDGQTHIYNTNLTLQKGTMNVLLGRTLSGKTTLMRIMAGLDVPTTGKILWEGKDVTRMRVQDRKVAMVYQQFVNYPSMSVYENIAAPLRIMKKDSDEIDKAVRETAALMRLTNMLDRKPLELSGGQQQRCALARSLVKGSGLVLLDEPLANLDYKLREELREEIPKMFEKSGAIFVYATTEPEEALLLGGNVVTLWEGKITQFDETTKVYHRPNTAITAKVFSNPSMNFLNIKKEGDYFYYGDRQKALATNGLKDIKDGKYLAGFRPNHLELTKKSENAIEFSAHLDVTEITGSETFLHMQHKEDNWIGLVHGVHDLEYNSEISVYLDTRHIFVFSHDGDLVKTASYVEER; this is encoded by the coding sequence ATGTCATTAGAACTTGAGAATGTGTCAATGAAAGTTGATGGACAAACTCATATTTATAATACAAACCTAACACTACAAAAAGGTACGATGAATGTACTTCTAGGTAGAACCTTATCAGGAAAAACAACCTTGATGAGAATAATGGCAGGATTGGATGTACCTACAACAGGAAAAATTCTGTGGGAAGGAAAAGATGTTACTAGAATGAGAGTTCAAGATAGAAAAGTTGCGATGGTCTATCAGCAATTTGTCAATTATCCTTCAATGAGTGTATATGAAAATATTGCAGCACCTTTGAGAATAATGAAAAAAGATTCAGATGAGATAGACAAAGCAGTTAGAGAAACAGCTGCACTTATGCGTTTAACAAATATGTTAGATAGAAAACCCTTAGAATTATCAGGTGGGCAACAACAAAGATGCGCACTAGCTCGTTCACTAGTAAAAGGTTCTGGTTTAGTACTATTAGATGAACCCCTTGCAAACTTGGATTACAAATTAAGAGAAGAATTAAGAGAAGAGATACCAAAAATGTTTGAAAAATCTGGAGCAATTTTTGTATATGCTACAACTGAACCAGAAGAAGCACTATTATTAGGTGGAAATGTTGTGACATTATGGGAAGGTAAAATAACACAATTTGATGAAACTACAAAAGTTTATCACAGACCAAATACGGCAATTACTGCAAAAGTTTTCTCAAACCCTTCAATGAATTTTTTAAATATAAAAAAAGAAGGTGATTATTTTTATTATGGAGATAGACAAAAAGCACTTGCTACAAATGGGCTAAAAGATATAAAAGATGGAAAATATCTAGCAGGCTTTAGACCAAATCACTTAGAGCTTACAAAAAAATCAGAAAATGCAATTGAGTTTTCTGCCCACTTAGATGTTACAGAAATAACAGGATCTGAGACTTTTTTACATATGCAACACAAAGAAGACAATTGGATTGGTCTAGTTCATGGAGTACATGACTTAGAATATAACTCAGAAATATCAGTGTATTTAGATACTCGTCATATTTTTGTATTTTCTCATGATGGCGATTTAGTTAAAACTGCCTCTTATGTAGAAGAAAGATAG
- a CDS encoding glycerol-3-phosphate dehydrogenase/oxidase yields MESNKFDIIIIGGGATGSGTALDAASRGFKTLVLEKNDFAEGTSSRSTKLVHGGVRYLEAAVKGLNMDQFNLVKEGLKERSRLLKNAPHLCSRLTLVTPIYKWWELPYMFIGLSLYDFVSGRRGLGRSSIVCKDKMINNFPSIKKNALVGGVKYYDGSFNDSRLNVTLLKTAQKFGADCRNYSEVEEFLYEEGKISGVKVRNKITDETYIVNSKVIINATGAFSDKVRTLDNKEAKKMLDLSSGIHIVLDKKYLPSDEGLMIPKTEDGRVLFILPWMGKCLVGTTDEKTTLSEHPEVSAEDIKYILKHLEIYFDLKIDESEILSSWCGIRPLVAAPKNASTKSIVREHIIISSDSGLVSILGGKWTTYRKMSEELVDYVTSKFALENKECQTKKLKLIGSENFTKEMQVDCLDEDIKKYLIKMYGDKANDVLSCTKKIQRLHKDYAHTNAELIYTIKEEFVQKPMDYIVRRTSLALIDKKAAKEILDKVLEIMQKELNWDEKRVNIEKEKSLELLNNSL; encoded by the coding sequence ATGGAAAGTAATAAATTTGACATTATTATTATAGGTGGGGGAGCAACAGGAAGTGGAACAGCTTTAGATGCGGCATCAAGAGGCTTTAAAACTTTAGTATTAGAAAAAAATGATTTTGCTGAAGGAACTAGTTCTAGAAGTACAAAACTAGTACATGGTGGAGTTCGTTATTTGGAAGCCGCTGTGAAGGGCTTGAATATGGACCAATTCAATTTAGTAAAAGAGGGATTAAAAGAGAGATCAAGACTTTTGAAAAATGCTCCTCACTTATGTTCTAGACTTACCCTTGTAACTCCTATATATAAATGGTGGGAATTACCTTATATGTTTATTGGTTTGAGTTTATATGATTTTGTATCAGGAAGAAGAGGTCTTGGTAGAAGTTCAATTGTATGTAAAGATAAGATGATAAATAACTTTCCAAGTATCAAAAAAAATGCCTTAGTAGGTGGAGTTAAATATTATGATGGAAGTTTTAATGACTCACGATTGAATGTAACACTACTTAAAACAGCTCAAAAGTTTGGGGCTGATTGTAGAAATTATAGTGAAGTTGAAGAGTTTTTATACGAAGAGGGAAAAATCTCTGGGGTAAAAGTAAGAAATAAAATTACAGATGAAACTTATATTGTAAACTCAAAAGTTATAATAAATGCAACGGGAGCATTTTCTGATAAGGTAAGAACTTTAGATAATAAAGAAGCAAAAAAAATGCTTGACTTAAGTTCTGGTATTCATATTGTATTAGACAAAAAGTATTTGCCTTCTGATGAAGGTTTGATGATTCCAAAAACTGAAGATGGAAGAGTTTTATTTATACTTCCTTGGATGGGTAAATGTTTAGTTGGAACTACAGATGAAAAAACAACTCTAAGTGAACATCCAGAGGTTTCTGCTGAAGATATAAAATATATATTAAAACACTTAGAAATATATTTTGATTTAAAAATTGATGAAAGTGAAATATTATCGTCATGGTGTGGAATAAGACCATTAGTAGCAGCGCCTAAAAATGCCTCAACAAAAAGTATTGTAAGAGAGCATATTATTATTAGCTCTGATTCTGGCTTAGTTAGTATTTTAGGTGGCAAATGGACAACTTATAGAAAGATGTCAGAAGAGCTTGTTGATTATGTGACTTCTAAATTTGCTTTAGAAAACAAAGAGTGCCAAACAAAAAAATTAAAATTAATAGGAAGTGAAAACTTTACAAAAGAGATGCAAGTTGATTGTTTAGATGAAGATATTAAAAAATATTTGATTAAAATGTATGGTGATAAAGCAAATGATGTTTTAAGTTGTACTAAAAAAATACAGAGATTACATAAAGACTATGCACATACTAATGCAGAATTAATTTATACTATTAAAGAAGAGTTTGTACAAAAACCTATGGATTATATAGTAAGAAGAACATCTTTGGCCTTGATTGATAAAAAAGCTGCAAAAGAGATTTTAGACAAAGTATTAGAAATAATGCAAAAAGAGTTAAATTGGGATGAAAAAAGAGTAAATATTGAAAAAGAAAAATCTTTGGAGTTATTAAATAATTCATTATAA
- a CDS encoding GntR family transcriptional regulator yields the protein MFAKNGIPLYLQLKEKLLEDIKLNYKADDIIPAEGKLEEKYQVSRITVRKAIEELERENVVIKKQGKGTFVQEKKVLYDANSIGSLTQRLEKQKHLLTTKSISFEIIEEGEEHFVKDMLNCEKLLCIRRTRLLNEVPFALMINYFDVNTVPDIEKKLNLESLYAFLKEEYNIEFYNAEEIVEAKAANKDEAKRLNVKEGFPLLSLKRLSYDRSNKPIEYSNLVIKSDMYKHKIILSNDKMSNI from the coding sequence TTGTTTGCTAAAAATGGTATACCATTATATCTTCAATTAAAAGAGAAATTATTGGAAGATATTAAGTTAAATTACAAAGCTGATGATATTATACCAGCTGAGGGCAAACTTGAAGAGAAATATCAAGTAAGTAGAATAACTGTAAGAAAAGCTATTGAAGAGTTAGAGCGAGAAAATGTAGTTATTAAAAAGCAAGGTAAAGGAACTTTTGTACAAGAAAAGAAAGTCCTTTATGATGCAAATTCTATTGGGTCTTTAACCCAAAGATTAGAAAAACAAAAACATCTTCTTACTACAAAATCTATATCTTTTGAAATAATTGAAGAGGGTGAAGAACATTTTGTAAAAGATATGCTAAATTGTGAAAAACTATTATGCATTAGAAGAACTAGATTGTTAAATGAAGTTCCTTTTGCATTGATGATAAACTATTTTGATGTAAATACTGTACCTGATATTGAGAAAAAGCTAAATCTTGAATCATTGTATGCCTTTTTAAAAGAAGAGTATAATATTGAATTTTATAACGCAGAAGAGATAGTAGAAGCAAAAGCTGCAAATAAAGATGAAGCTAAAAGATTAAATGTAAAAGAAGGTTTTCCTTTATTGTCTTTAAAAAGACTCTCATATGACAGAAGTAACAAGCCAATAGAGTATTCAAATTTGGTTATCAAATCAGATATGTACAAACACAAGATAATTTTATCAAATGATAAAATGTCAAATATATAA
- a CDS encoding GntR family transcriptional regulator, producing MFAKNGIPLYIQLKKKLLKDIQDNYKPGDLLSPEVKLEKEYEVSRITIRKAIELLERDNVLERKQGSGTYIKEQKILYDANSIGSLTQRLNKQNHKLTTKSIEFEVIKKEHYVKELLKCDTLLCIKRFREMDGIPFALMLNYLDFDKVPNLKKKFNIESLYTFLKDEYNIEFFNAQETVEAKDSTKEEAQKLGIKEGSALLSLHRLSFDKENNPVEYSDILIKANMYKHQITLSNDKISNY from the coding sequence TTGTTTGCTAAAAATGGTATTCCCTTATATATACAATTAAAGAAAAAATTATTAAAAGATATTCAAGACAATTATAAACCTGGAGATTTATTATCTCCTGAAGTAAAGCTAGAAAAAGAGTATGAAGTAAGTAGAATAACTATAAGAAAAGCTATTGAATTACTTGAAAGAGATAATGTCTTAGAACGAAAACAAGGTTCAGGAACATATATAAAAGAACAAAAAATCCTTTATGATGCAAATTCAATTGGCTCACTAACTCAAAGATTAAATAAACAAAATCATAAACTTACTACTAAATCAATTGAATTTGAAGTTATTAAAAAAGAGCATTATGTAAAAGAGTTATTAAAATGTGATACTCTGTTGTGCATAAAAAGATTTAGAGAGATGGATGGAATACCTTTTGCTTTGATGTTAAATTATTTGGATTTTGATAAAGTTCCAAATTTAAAGAAAAAGTTTAATATAGAGTCTTTATATACTTTCTTAAAAGATGAATACAATATAGAATTTTTTAATGCTCAAGAGACAGTGGAAGCAAAAGACTCTACAAAAGAAGAAGCGCAAAAGTTAGGTATAAAAGAGGGCTCTGCACTTTTATCTTTGCATAGATTATCTTTTGATAAAGAGAATAATCCTGTAGAATATTCAGATATTTTAATCAAAGCAAATATGTATAAACATCAAATCACACTCTCAAATGACAAAATCTCAAATTACTAA